Proteins encoded in a region of the Xylocopa sonorina isolate GNS202 chromosome 1, iyXylSono1_principal, whole genome shotgun sequence genome:
- the LOC143424095 gene encoding uncharacterized protein LOC143424095: MDIVANAKHSSNEDKIQAVLDVLKEQIDRYDLVNKELKVKSSLTRSQRIRKLTMEEKQLSVQFSQIKKEIKHYEKKYEKVLKKKVKLMRVQVKEGQNKLEQLKQGFCELNKKVDVEPRDVERTKKMKSKKARKPLKVRTMKLRQKTIPLSKKIRIKIKRNEKLGRREMHFISDGSGPDSFTDLVKVVQPRAVNTRECRIMLQKLTEEQMSRYVSKKRLEQQREKKKGMIRRSGKKTGENAIAVVRPNWHIRIPKSIFEESQKEFQSTDINMDSTSKDV, translated from the coding sequence ATGGATATTGTTGCAAACGCAAAGCATAGCAGTAACGAAGACAAAATTCAAGCGGTTCTCGATGTGCTTAAGGAACAAATAGATCGGTATGATCTTGTGAACAAAGAGTTGAAGGTGAAGTCCTCGTTAACCCGAAGTCAAAGAATCCGAAAGCTAACGATGGAAGAGAAGCAATTGTCCGTGCAATTCAGTCAGATTAAGAAGGAAATAAAGCATTATGAGAAGAAGTACGAAAAGGTGTTGAAGAAGAAGGTGAAATTAATGAGGGTGCAGGTTAAAGAGGGTCAGAATAAGTTAGAACAATTGAAACAAGGATTCTGCGAACTGAATAAAAAGGTGGACGTTGAGCCACGCGACGTAGAAAGAACGAAGAAGATGAAGTCTAAGAAAGCACGGAAACCATTGAAAGTGAGGACGATGAAGTTGCGACAGAAGACTATACCGCTTAGTAAGAAGATCAGGATCAAGATTAAAAGGAACGAGAAGTTGGGTAGGCGCGAAATGCACTTCATCAGCGACGGTAGTGGGCCGGATTCGTTTACCGATTTGGTAAAGGTCGTGCAGCCTAGGGCCGTGAATACTCGGGAATGTAGAATCATGCTGCAAAAACTGACGGAGGAGCAGATGAGTCGATACGTTAGTAAAAAGAGGTTAGAGCAACAACGCGAGAAGAAAAAAGGGATGATACGTAGATCTGGGAAGAAAACCGGCGAAAATGCGATCGCCGTGGTTCGGCCAAATTGGCATATAAGGATTCCGAAGTCGATATTCGAAGAGAGCCAAAAAGAATTTCAAAGTACAGATATAAATATGGACTCTACTTCTAAAGATGTATAA